Within the Glycine max cultivar Williams 82 chromosome 12, Glycine_max_v4.0, whole genome shotgun sequence genome, the region GTCAAGCTTGACGTCCCACGGTTCAACAGCCATGATCCATTAGGGTGGATCTTCAAAATCTCTCGATTCTTTGATTATCAAGGGACACCGGAGGAAGAATACATCACCATCGCATCATTTTATCTCGACGGAGCAGCACTTAGTTGGTTCCAATGGATGTATAGGAATGGCTTTATCACGTCATGGTCGGCGTTACTTCAGGCTATCGAGACTCGCTTTGCACCGTCGTTCTACGACGACCCCCGCAGCGCATTGTTCAAATTAATACAGAGAACCTCAGTCACGGAGTACCTGATGGAGTTCGAAAGGTTAGCAAATCGCATCGTTGGACTCTCTCCCCCCATGTTATTGAGTTGTTTCCTTTTTGGCCTGAATCCTGAGATTCGACGCGAGGTGCAAGCGTTTCAACCAGTATCCTTGCTTGTCTCCAAGTATCCTGATATTCCTTTGTCTATATATATTCATGGCTACAAGCACTAGCACCAACACATAACATTCAAAACCTAAAGCATTCAAAATTGTCAATACTTTTCTTAAACAGTTCTCTCCTCAAAGCAATACAACAATGGGTTTTTGTTAGCACCAGAAATGAAGGCACCCCCACAGAGCGACCACGAAGAGAAGTCTCGTGCCCTAAACACCTTGAAGACTATGTGTGAGCTGGTACCATGCAGGGTCATGCATGCGTATGCATGGATACCAGTTAGTTAGGGATACCGTTAGATAGTTACAATAGGGCCATTATTCTGTTATCGCAAGGTAGTTGCTACCATTGCAGGCCATAGCAATGTAAGACCCGTGTATAAAAGGAAAGCTCACTCATGAATATATCAGAGAAATCATTTCCCAGTATTAGCTTAGTGTagttatctctctctctctctcctctgcTCTTAATAGTTTTCGTTTACCTGGTATCAGAACTGCATTATTTGCAGCAAATCAAGCATCTTCAAAAGTGGTGGATCCATCAAGGGCTATCTTGCAGTCTATGTCGATGAGAAAATGAAGCAGTTCGTTATCCCGGTATCACACTTGAACCAACCTTCATTCCAGGAATTGTTGAGTAGAGCTGAGGTAGAGTTTGGATATTATCATCCCATGGGTGGCCTCACAATTCCTTGCAGTGAGGATGTCTTCCAACGTATAACTTCTTGCTTGAATTGACGATAAATCTCACACTCTTGGAGTCTAACACAGATTACTGAACCAGTGTAGATAGACACCACTCTTGTAAAACTGAAAGTCAGAGCCACACGCATCAATAGCTACAGAAACTGGTTGATTGGCACAACTTTTTGCAGTGCCTTCTCATTGCTGGAAGGGATATCCTCATACCCAATAATAGTAGCAGAAGGGTTGGCTTCTTCATTTGCATTGCACTTTCCATCAACACCCTTATAAGGGTAATTGGGGTCTTGAGTCCATGATTTTGAATGATGAATTTGAAAGCATCATCCATAAGACCACCCTCACAACCTTGGTCCACGCCCAGTGTCAATCAACAAGCTCTTGTTCTGCAAAAGAGATCAATTTTCCAGCCATCAGTGCATGAATTCCATTGTACAGCTCACAGATTGAGATGTACCAGAGATACATGTTCATGTAGTACTATTATTTGATAATTCATCTGTTTCCGTAAAAGGTGTACCATTGGgacaatgaatttaatttttgggtGATAGTATGATAAAAAATACCACTAGCTCTGTCATTAGTCCCATCccaaattaatatattcaagTTCCTCTTTGTTCCTTGAAAAATACCACTAGCTCTTTCGAGCCGTGTATTTGAAGCACCGTGCGTGTAAGCTATTATATGctgtgaaataataaaaatcaagtcttttttttttcagcagCCAAACTCCTACTAGTGTCTATAGTTCTTATTGCAGAGAAAAGTAAACAATGTAATtgacaaacaaacaaatagcaATTGAATTCAATGTCATTAATCAAAAATTGGTTGTTGGTAGTTgattagatgatagttgatagttgatagttttagagaattgttttagaaagaaggctatgtcattgatttcttggattatcaattacaacataccaattgcctatttataggctcaagtcaccaacctctcaatggtggtgaatgtttctacattactttatgtctttctagagttttcatgatagattagtataatgatagttctagattcttctatcttatacatacacttatagttctagattgttctaccatattcatacacattatagttctagattgttctaccatattcatatacactatagttctagattgttctaccatattcatacatattatatttaagaatattctagaaatttgtagcaatttcaacactcctccttgatgCAAATTTCTGTGACTCCGAGCATAGCTCgtaattcttcaaatcttggtcgCGGCAAAGCCTTCGTGAATATGTCTGCAATTTGATCTTCTGTTCTGCAGTAGTcgagtttgatctctttagttGCTTCAGCTTCTCTGATAAAGTGATATTTGATTGttatgtgttttgttttgttgtgatGAACTGGATTCTTCGCCATTGCAATTGCTGATTTGTTGGCGCAGTTGATTTTAGTAGGCTCAtcttgtttttctcccatgtcttCAAGTATCCTACGAAGCCATATAGCTTAACTCGTTGCTTCAACAGCTACCACGTACTCTGCTTCTACTGTTGATTGTGCTACTGTAGCTTGCTTCTTCGACGTCCAAGAGAACATTCCCGATCGTAGTGAGAAAGCATAGCCAGAGGTACTCTTCATGTCATATGCTGAACCTGCCCAATCACTATCGGTGTAGCCAAGTAATTCTGAGTTGGTTTCGGTTGTATACCATATACCGAACTCTTTTGTTCCTTGTAGATActttaaaattctttttcctgctccaaagtgtatttgacttgggctttgcatgaatcttgatAGAAGACTTGTAGCATACATTATGTCAGGTCGTGTAGCTGTCAAATAtaggagacttccaattagacTTCGGTATTTGGATGCATCAGCTTTTGGTGCTCCATCATTCTTCTGTAGTTTCTCATTTGTTATGAGTGGAGTAGCAACAGGTTTGCACCCATACATCTTGAATTTCTTAAGTAAGCCTTTTGTGTATTTCTTTTGCGAGATGAATATCCCTTCATTTCTCTGACTTACCTCTATGCCGAGGATGTAACTCATCAAACCAAGGTCGGTCATCTCAAAGGTCTTCATCATGTCTTCTTTAAACTCCATCATTATCTTAGTATTGTTTCCCGTGTAGATAAGATCATCTACATATAGAGAGAGTAAGAGAGTGTACTGACCTTGAGACTTGATGTAAAGTGTAGGCTCACTCTTGCTCCTCCTGAATCCTCGATCCATGAAATACTGATCGATTCTGCTATACCATGCTCGAGGTGCTTGCTTCAAATCGTAGAGTGTTTTTCTTAGTCTTAACACTTTGCTTTCTTTGCCTTCAGACACGAATCCttgtggctgctccacatagatctCTTATTCAAGTACACCGTTAAGGAAGGCGGATTTGACATCTAGTTGATGGATATTCCATCCTTTTTGTGACGTAATAGCTATTAGAGCTCTTATGGTATCAAGACGAGCTACTGGTGCAAATGTCTCATTGTAGTCAATTCTGGATTGCTGTGAGTAACCCCTTAGCTACTAGCCTCACCTTGTGTTTCTGTATGGTGCCATCAGGGTTTAGCTTTGTCTTATAGACCCACTTAACCCCAATGATATCTTTTCCATGGGGACGATTTACTAACTCCCATGTGTTGTTTTTCTCGATCATCTGTATCTCTTCTTCCATTGCCTTGACCCATACTTCCTGCTTTGACGCTTCTTCAAAGCTTCCAGGTTCAAGTATGGCCAAGTTACGAGCGGGGGTGCAAGTACCGCATGTAGCTAGAGCATGTAGGCTCTAATGGCTATACTCGTGGATGATGACTTTCGCTCGAAGGGGGAGGCTAccatgtggaagagactcacacttgagggggAGATGTGTTGgattacaagtgtgaggtgaagtcccacattAGGAATCTCCCCGGTATTTCCTCCCATCGAGTTTTTCCCAACATTGGTAATCTTTACAATTAGGTTGAGAAGATGCCTATTGTATAAAATGTCTATTAAATAAGTCAGTGTCTGCAACAGTGCGAGATTTATTGTACATTCAAGTGATAAGTTATATGTTGGAAAACATCTTCACTCTAAGGAATTGTGAGGCCACCCATGGAATGATCATATCCAAACTCTTCCTCAGCTTGACTCAACAAGTCCTGGAATGAAGGTAGGTTCAAGTATGGTATGGCAATGATGAACCACTTTTGGTGCCCGTCAAATAGAAGGTAAACGGAAACCCATTTTTCTGCTTGAttggaggaagaagaacaatcacaaattttctaaaaatgaaTATCATTGTTGAAGCTTGAGGATTGCAACTGCTTGTGTTGTTTGTGAAGACCGAGGATAGTGTATATATAGTTTCTAAGATTCAGTGGAAACCCAATTCCCATAGAAAATGACAGGTAAAGGAAGGAGGGCATACACATGAGATATCACATGGTGTTGTCTTCAGTAACTCTATTAAGGATAAGAGGTGAAGACGTGTGTAACCAAATGAGACGTGCCTAATTGAAACCTAATGTTAATTCATGCATTAATTGATAGTCCATATTTTTGTAAACATGCTGGGAAcatgtttttcttcttattatgtTGAAGTACTGGTGGAAAGTAATTTCAGGCTGATGAATTATAAGGCAATGGATAGTGAGAGATcctatatcattttatttctgTGGTTTGAGATTACACATCTATTTATTTCAAGTGGAACCAGTGAGAAAGTCCTCCAAGGCAATACAATATGCCCTTTATGAGTCATTCACGTCCTAAAGCATTTAGAGTTCAAAAACTTGCAACATCTTATTCACAAGTCTTTTCTCACTTTCTCTTCCCAAGTCTCAACTCATAAAACAACAGAGGGTTTTTGCTTACCTGGCATCAGGAAGACATCGGTTGCTGCAAACAAATTAGCACCTTCAAAAGCCGTGGAGGTGCCAAAGGCTACCTTGCAGTCTATGTTGGAGTGAAAATGAAGCGGTTTGTTATCCCATATCATGCTTGAGCAAACCTTCCTTTCAAGATATGTTGAATCAAGCTGAGGAAGAATTTGGGTATGAGCACCCAATAGGTGGTCTCACAATACCATGTAAGAAGGATGAGTTCTTAACTGTCACCTGTCACTTGAATGACCTGTAAATTTGTACAGAAGCCGTTTTCTTTTATTGTAAGGATTTTCTGTTTTCTACAGAAGTTGAAACCTGTTTCCTGAATGAGAATGCAACACAAGACATTGTTTAATAGCTTTTTGCTTTTGCCAAATCTCAATGTAGTTTAATATATACAACAGTATCACTATCAAATTTAACTTATTGATATATATCAGCATGATCAGACAGTCAGCTACTTATAAACATTAGGGATTAACTGCAGTAATTTTGTTGGAGATATTGCGCAATCTTGATAATCTTGTTAATTACTAGTTCCCTAATGTATTTCCCATGTGTGTCCATGATCCGAACAAGAAATCCGCAACGTATTTTTATGCTATGCTTTATGCATTGTATGGTCACAGTTTCAACTTATCTAATTGAAAGAAGTTATGTAAAATCGCTCGTTCGTTCACTTCTACCCATATAGGGTTAGAGATAATGAGCCATACCATTTGTGAGTCGTGTAAGAGAAAGCTTTTGTCACAAGAGTAGTCTACGTCGATTCAAGGAAGAAAATAAACCTTGAAGTTAAgtacaattttattttgcacTTTCTTTGTCAGGAAAATTTCCTTGTGTTTATAGGGCAATGCAcagatgaaaattttaattagatatgTATAATTACATATGAATATGTTCTGTTTCTCCTAAGTAATTTTATCTGTCTATGGTCCTAGGGAAAATACTTCTCCTAAGTCTCGTGTTTTAACAGAATTCAACCTACCTGGCTCATACAGAGAGAAGGCAAGATTGAAACTAATAAACATAAAGTAAAGACAAGCAGAGCTCGAGTTGTtgaaattattgtaattaaacaaaaaactaatatattctGATTTTCCATCTCTCGTGACAAAGGGGGATCTATACATTTTCAGAACACGCCTATTGTACAAAATGTCTCCTCTAAGCTATGTCAGTACTCCTAAAGTATGAGAATTATGGTCAGTTCAAGAAAGAAGTTATATGTTGGAAGGTATCTTCACTGCAAGGAATTGTGAGGCCACCCATGGGATGATCATAGCCAAACTCTTCCTCAGCTTCACTCAACAAGTCCTGGAATAAAGGTTGGTTCAAGTATGAAACAGGAATCACAAACCGCTTCATTTTCTCTCCAACATAGACTGCAAGATAGCCCTTTGGTGCATCCACCGCTTTTGAAGATGCTTGATTTGCTGCAAATAATGACTTTCTGATACCAGGTAAGCGAAAACCCATTGTAGTATTGATTTGAGAAGAGAATAGTTTTAAGTTTCCTTAGAATTTTGAATGCCTTAGGATGTGAATGATTTGGGTTGCTCTAAAACGCTTGCAGCcatgaatatatatagatagaaagATTTGCAAGAAACCATTAATTGGGTACTTGAATTATTGCTGAAGATGGGATATGAGATGGGAGCGATGGGACCGAATGAGAGACATGGCATGTGGTGTTGTCTTAGAGAACTTTCCAAAGAATTAACGAAACATTATATTGTAGATAATTCAAGTCCCAGCTTCTGCTtctaggaaaaaagaaaatgtaatatGATTTTGTCGACACTAGCTTATTCAGTGTGGTGCGGGCCAGAAGTTTCATTTATGCAAAGTTGATGTAATGTTGCTTGGTATTTGACGTGCAGAAAAATGTGGTTCACGATGCCAGATGATATGATGATGCATTCAATGTTCGTCCTCATCTTATTTCCACTGTTTTGGATCTATGAAGTCCTTTAGGACAGCTCCATATGCCCTTGTCCTTTGCTAAAGTTGTGTAGACGTGTGTAACACCACCTTATCAACCAATGGCCAACTTAAAGCCTCAACTTGTAACTAAACGAGGCGTGCCTAAGTGAATCCtaactttttttaatgcatTAATTGGTATTCCATACTTTTGAAGACATGCTTTGGACATGTTTTCATCACGTTAGTTATGCTAGAGTACAGGCTGTGAAAATATAGACAGCTGGAAGTAATATCCTGGATGATGAATTATAAGGCAACACATAGCGAAAGATCATAGACCATTATATTTCTAGGGTTTGACATTATACATACTATAACATGTTAGGTAATTCATGAGAAAGTCCTTTAAGGCAACACCATATGCCCCTGTCTCCCTGTCGGTCCCATGGGTTATCTGATTGCCTTCCCCCCTCAATCATACATCTAGCCAACGATTTTTGACAAACTCTTCGTTCTATATATATTCATGGCTGCAAGGATTTAgcacaacaaaaatcatttacatCCTAAAGAATTTGGAGCTCAAAAACTTCCATCTTCTTTACAAGTCTTATTTGACACTCTCTTCATAAGTTTGAACACATACAACAATGGGTTTTCGCTTACCTGGAATCAGGAAGACATCGTTTTCTGCAAACAAATTTGCATCTTCAAAAGTCATGGATGTGCCGAAGGGCTACCTTGCAGTCTATGTTGGAGAGAAAATGAGGCGGTTTGTGATTCCAGTATCATACTTGAACCAACCATTATTCCAGGACTTGTTAAGTCAAGCTGAGGAAGATTTTGGATATCATCATCCAATGGGCGGCCTCACAATTCCTTGCAGTGAAGATGTATTCCAACATATAACTTCTTGCTTGAATTGACAACAAAGCTCACACTAGGAGACTGACATAGATTAATTAAGACATTTTGTACACAATAGGGTGTTGTCAACTTGTAAAGATATTCCTTTCTCGAGAAAGAGGGAAAAGAAACATTATAGAATGACAAAAGTTAcagtatttcttaatttttttgtgtagTGACAATGAATTCAACTACTCAAGCAAATCCTCTGTGTTTTCTGTTAATTGCTACAATGTTAACTTGACCCTGTCTTGTGTGACATTCTCATTCAGGCAACAGGTTTTAAATTCTGTACAGAATAGAAAATATCATACGCGTGTACAAATTTGGCTCAATTAATCTATCCAGTCTACATTAGCATGAGTTACAGCTTATTCAAGTGATAGGTAACGTTTAGGAACTCATCCTCCTCGCATTGTATTGCTAGACCACCCATTGGATGAACATATCCAAATTGTTCTTCTGCTTCACTAAGTTATTCTTGAAATAATTAAAGGTTGGTTCAAGCATGATACTGGAATCCTGAACCGTCTCATCTTATCTCCAACATAGACTGCAAGATAGCCTTTTGGCAACCCTTGATGAGGTTGCTTGGGACGAAGCCCACCTAATAATACCATGTATGCGGAAACCCATGGTATTCTGTTGCTCCACACAACAAATAATCTCACATATTTCATCAAATAATTGTAAGCTGATCAGCCTAAAATTCCAACCGCTAAAATTTTTACCCATTAGTTCATTGCCCCTGCCCCCTTAATGATTGTCAGTATTAtctactttgattttttttcatatacttTATCTTAACTACTGTAACATGTTACACTGATTCTTGAGAAAGTCCCTAAGACAACACCACATGCCAGTGAAACTGAAAGTCAGAGTCACACGCATCAATAGCTACAGAAACTGGTTGATTGGCCACAACTTTTTGCAGTGCCTTCTCATTGTTGGCAGGAACATCCTCTTACCCAGTAATAGTAGCAGCAGGGTTGGCTTCTTCATTTGCATTGCATTTTCCATCAACACCCTTATAAGGGTAATTGGCATCTTGACTCCATGATTTTGAATGATGAATTTGAAAGCATCATCCATAAGGCCACCCTCACAACCTTGGTCCACACCCTCTGTCACAATCAACAAGTTCTTGTTCTGACAAAGAGATCAATTTTCCAGCCGTCAGTGCAAGAATTCCTTCAGTCGAAGCAACATCATAAAACGCCCAACAAAATCCTACAATACAAGGTATATTAGTAGTAAGAGaatcattcaatttaatttgatttggtaAATCAATTATCATGCACTAACCACAATGACCTTGGTCCTTGACAGGTGTAACTGCTCCTTTCTTGTGACTGAGGAACGCATATgtgggtgattttttttttttttgtaaatacacCTTTCCTCTTCTACTTTTTTCCAATCTCCACTactttgcaatttaattttcaggactttctctctctttcttgttttttttaattaaaaatattataaaatataaatattatattatttaatttttttaattggttttaaattacttatttattaaattaattttataattttgtttttatttttttaaagaaaaaatatatagataaaaaaaattaaaaaattggataaaattagagtataattttttagttactttgtatgtacttttgtagttaaatttatgtgttgttgatatttttttttgttatgtttgttaattaaaagaataagaaaattagttagttgtattaaaataaattaaaaaacacagtaaaaaaaattgatacattATTCTTATacaatagacataaaatttcaaatagtaGTAACtgctatattgaaaatatctttaaaaatatttattgaaaatatctttgaataaaaatatattaaaaatatctgtaaaaatatttatttagcaattatttttttatgccaCCCGAATCAATCAATGTGGCAAGAAAATGAACGAGATTAGTGGGGTCCTGatccaaggagaaagaagaTGACAAAAGATCATTCCGTTTCAACTCGCATTCCTACTTAGATGgacgaagaagaaaatgaatgaaaaagagaaGGTGTGTTTACGAGAAAGAGAGGACGACAAAGGATCATccccttgaatatatttttggGTGCAATGAACTCCTCGTTGTTGAGGTCTGCAAATTGATTAATGACTAGCTTGTAAGGTTTAATGGCGGCATTCTTGGAGGTTTCAATGTAATTCATATTTTCCTTGAATATCCTGAAACGCTTTTCCCGTTCCCGAGGGTCCTTATACACCTTGCCATAACAACTCATCCATTCCTCGTGCCTCTCATACATGGATGCATCTTGGAGAGTGCGACATGTGACTTGAGAAGCCAAGAAAGCCATTCAGGGAAGCATTGTAAATGAAATATGATAGAAATGATTTTTTGCCACCATGGTATGGTAGCTATAGCGTAGTGTGTGTGACAATTATGGAACAATTACTTGAATTTGGTTAGTGAAATGTGAGAAAGATGTGCTGTGTTGGTACCaagattatttaatttgttgtatTAATAGGAAAGTTAACTTGAATGGTAAATTCATGTTTCTTGTTTTCAACTCAAACCTGAAAGCACCTTTCTCTACATGTAGCAATGAGAGCTTTTTGAATATGACTCTTGTATTGTATTTGTATGCATATGCAGGTGTAGGTACTCCGGACAAATTATTTGTCACCGT harbors:
- the LOC100793401 gene encoding indole-3-acetic acid-induced protein ARG7 → MGFRLPGIRKSLFAANQASSKAVDAPKGYLAVYVGEKMKRFVIPVSYLNQPLFQDLLSEAEEEFGYDHPMGGLTIPCSEDTFQHITSFLN
- the LOC112998537 gene encoding auxin-induced protein 6B-like produces the protein MGFRLPGIRKTSFSANKFASSKVMDVPKGYLAVYVGEKMRRFVIPVSYLNQPLFQDLLSQAEEDFGYHHPMGGLTIPCSEDVFQHITSCLN